DNA sequence from the Gemmatimonadales bacterium genome:
ACTACGACCGCTCGCTGGACGATGTGCGCACCAAGGTGAGCTACGACCTGGAGTACATCCGCCGCCAGAGCCTGCGCGAAGACCTCCGCATCATGCTCAAGACCATCCCCGTCATCCTCCTCCGCCGCGGCGGCTGGTAGCTGGCGTCGGGGTCTGGAAAATCGAACGGGGGCCGCGGCATCGACCGCGGCCCCCGTTTGAATCATGGCGTGCCGCCCGGACTCAGGATCCGCGGCAGGTCCTGGTGCTCCGATTCTCCGCCTTGCGACGCAGCACGTCCATCGCGCTCTTGATGCCGGTGTTCGACAGGTAGGTCGAGTTGTACTGATAGCTGATGAACGCGCAGGGATACGAGCTGCTGAGCAGCGCCGAGCCGAAGTTTTCGACCTCGGTGGCGTTCATGGTCGTTCCGTTGGGATTGCCGCCCTTCATGAAGTTGAGGCCGACGATGAGCGCCAGTCCCTTCTTCTGGGCCTCGGACACGTTGTAACGGATGTAGTCGCTGGGGTTGCCCATCCGGGAGAGATACTGAGCCCAGGCCGCGTCGAGGTAGTGGTACGTGCCGCTCCAGGTGGCGAGATAATGGGGCGCTTCCCGGACCACGGTGGGCATGTTGGGCCAGATCGACTTGCTGTACTTCGCCATTTCCTCCAGGGTCGACGGCGAGACCGGCTCGCCACTCCAGTTGTACGGATCGTGCGGCTCGTCGATCATGTAGTGGCCGATGACGGTGCCGTCGCTCACGTACGAGGAGAAGTTGACGTTCCGGTACCGGTTGACCCGTTCCTTCCATTTGGTCAGGCTGAAGTGGCCGCTGGCATCCTTATAGTACCGCTCGCTGCCCGCGAACATCAGCACCACCTTACCACCCCGTGACCTGATCGCCGAGAGCGCGCTCACGAGCGAGGACGGTGCGATGTTCTCCTTGGCGCCGTTGTAGCGGCTGCCGAACGTGGTGGTCGGCTGCTCAAAGGTACCGATGGGGATGCCGCCCGCAAACGAGGTCGAGAACGAAGGATCAGCGATCGGGGCAGTGGGGGCGGCGGTTGGCGAATCGCCGGTGGTCAGAGGCAGGCTGTTGTCGGGGCTCACGGAATCGGTGCTGTTACAGCCGGCCAGGACGATGATCGCGGCGAGTGCGGGCACTCGAAGTCGAGCAATCCTACGAGACAACTTGAAACTGTGGGTCATACGCGGGCGGTCCTCTCTCCGTCAACGACTGGATTAGGAGTGACACACTTGTCGCGGCAGGCGAGGCGCCAACGCTCGGCATCGGCCAAAGCGGTGGCTCATCGTGATGAGTCCTGACGCAGCGGGCACAGGCAGGCAGTCTGCCGGAACCCTATGATTGTGTTTGGAGGTACTGGTCCGCTGAGACTAGGGAGCTAGTCGTGCAGGGCGCCAAGGAATGATCACCGAGGTGGTGTCATCTCGTTGTCTAGGAAGCTTGCGCCGGATACAGAATGGTGACCTACATCACCTTTGTCAAGGGCAAAATACCGGTTCAGCCCCTCTCCGGACCCGCTCTGCGGTGCGCTCTCGAAGGCAGGTCGCTACATTGCGTCCGGCCCGATCCGACCCCGACCCACTGCGACCACCAGAGGATGAGAACGTGAGCGATTGTCTGGGACACATCCGCCCGCAAAGCCCGCAACACCTCGTCCGCGCGGTGGCCATGCACTGGGCGCGCTGGTGACCGCGGACGAGACGCAACGACACCAGCGGCGCCTCTTCGGCACGCTGGTCGCGGGCCTGGTGGCCCTCGCCTTCCTCATTCGCTTCTGCCACCTCGGCGATTGGAACTTCCAGGCGACCGAGATCTTCACGCTGCGAGATTCGCTCCGTCCCCGGCTCGGCAATCCGCGGCCGTTGGGATATCTGCTCAACTACTACCTGGTCCGCCCGTTCCACCCGCTGGACGAGCTCGGCCTCAGGCTCCTGCCGGCCTTCTTCGGGGCGCTGGCGATTCCAGTGTTCTTTTTCCAAGCTCGGCGCCTGATACCGCTCCGGGCCGCCTTCCTCGGCACACTCCTCCTGACCGTGAGCCCGCTGCAGCTCCTCTATTCGCAGCTCGCGCGCTACTGGTCGCTGGTCTTCCTGCTGTCGGCCGTGTACCCGTATGCTCTGTATCTCGCTATCCGAGACCGGAGCCGCCGCGCGCTCGCGCTCGGAATCGTCACCGGCATCCTGGCGGTGCTGGCGCATCCCGCCGCCGTGCTGCTGGCGGGTGGGCTCGCGATCTGGTTCCTGGCGACCTATCTCCAGCCAGGCCAGCTGAAGCAACTATGGAGTCAGCGAAGCGTGCGCTGGGCGACGGCATTCGCGGTGATTCTTGCCGCGGTGATTGCCATCCGATTTTTCCCCATACTCCATGGCTGGATTTCCGAGCACGACAAGAACCCGGCCAGCGGACAGTTTCTCATCCGGCCTCCCGCTCCACGCGGGGTGAAGCAGCTCATCTATCTGCTGGCGTTCGGGGAGAGCCTGACCGTGCCCCTGGTGTTGAGCGCGGCGGCGGGGATCTACTTTCTCTGGCAGGGGCGCGACCGGTCTCTGGCGCTGCTGCTGACCAGCGTGGCCATCTTCCCGATCGCCTTCCTTACGCTCATTTCCTTGCGCACCCCGGTTTCCACCTACTACCTCTTGCCCGTGGTGCCGGTCTTCTTCCTCGCCGCTGGCGTGTTTCTGGACCGATTGTTCGAGGTGGACGGAATGCTGCGCCCCCACTGGCTGCTTCCGGCCGTGGTCACGGCGATGATCGTGGCGGCGGGGGTGCCGACGCTGGTATCCGATCTCCGCGACGGCCGGCGCTTCGATTTCCGGAGTGCCGCGCATTGGTTGCATGGGGCCCTCACGCCCGGCGATGTGGTCTTCTCCGATCAACCGATGGTGCTGGCGCATTACCTGCCTGACGCGCCGGTGCATCGCCTCCGGCCGGACCCCGTGCCTCTCAGGGCATCGCTGGACACGCTGCGGGCATCAGGGCACCGGAACGCGCTCTGGATCGTGGCACCGGCGCCGTCCCACGCCTTTCGCGCCAATCTCAAGCAGCGCGGCTTGATCCGTTGGATCTATGACAACTGCCAGCTCCGCACCAGCACCGGGGTCGGCCGCGTGGATTACCGGCAGGAATACCTCCACGTCTACCGCTGCCCGCCGATGTCGCCGGACGGCGCCGGGTCCAGCGGCGCCGCCGCCACTCCATAGTCGATCCTCCACCGGCGTGGCGAGCGGGACGGTGATGCCCCGCGTCACATGTCCCGCTCGCGCGACCCCCGGACGAGACCCCGACGCAGCAGGCGCTTCCACCCCGGTGGGATGTAGGCGTAGGCGTGCCGGCCCAGGGAGTACACGTACATCCAGCGGGGAAGCCCCAGCTCGCGGACGCTCTCCGCCTGCACCCGCGCCAGGTCCCGCTGCCGCTCGACATACTTGAGCGACCGATGGAACCAGCTCGCATCGTGGACGTAGTGCTCGCCCACCACCTCCGGCACATTCGCGAACCGCCACCCCCGCTTGGCGACTCGGACGTAGAATCGCAGGTCGATGAGGTTGTTGACCTCGGGGTAGCCGCCGGCCTCGACCCAGGCCTGCCGGCGGAACGTGGCCACGGTGTGGGCGATCGGAACGTATCGCGCCATGGCAGCCAGGATCGCGGGGTGGTCCGTGGGAGGCATCCGCACGTACCGTTCGCCCCGCCGCTCGTCCACCAGCACGTAGTAGCCTCCGACCATGCCGAGGGCGGGCTGGGCGTCCAGCAGCGCCACCTGAAGGCGCAGGCGCTCGGGGTAGCTTCGGTCGTCGAAGTCCTGGCGGGCGATGTACTCGCCCCGGGCCTGGGCCACGCCGAAGTTGTAGGCGGCCGCGGCGCCCAGACGTCCCGGCGCGAACACCCGGACCCGCGGGTCGCGCGCGGCCACCTCGCGCAGCCGCTCGAGACTCCCATCGCTGGAGCCGTCGTCGACCAGCACGAACTCGAAATCCTCGAAGCTCTGCGCCAGAATGCCCGGGATCGCCCGATCGAAATAGGGCTCGCCGTTGTACACCGTGGTGACCACACTGACCCTGGGCGTCACGCGGACGCGTCGCGGCCGGGGCTCCGGCGCGGCCCGGCCATCGGTT
Encoded proteins:
- a CDS encoding glycosyltransferase family 39 protein, translating into MTADETQRHQRRLFGTLVAGLVALAFLIRFCHLGDWNFQATEIFTLRDSLRPRLGNPRPLGYLLNYYLVRPFHPLDELGLRLLPAFFGALAIPVFFFQARRLIPLRAAFLGTLLLTVSPLQLLYSQLARYWSLVFLLSAVYPYALYLAIRDRSRRALALGIVTGILAVLAHPAAVLLAGGLAIWFLATYLQPGQLKQLWSQRSVRWATAFAVILAAVIAIRFFPILHGWISEHDKNPASGQFLIRPPAPRGVKQLIYLLAFGESLTVPLVLSAAAGIYFLWQGRDRSLALLLTSVAIFPIAFLTLISLRTPVSTYYLLPVVPVFFLAAGVFLDRLFEVDGMLRPHWLLPAVVTAMIVAAGVPTLVSDLRDGRRFDFRSAAHWLHGALTPGDVVFSDQPMVLAHYLPDAPVHRLRPDPVPLRASLDTLRASGHRNALWIVAPAPSHAFRANLKQRGLIRWIYDNCQLRTSTGVGRVDYRQEYLHVYRCPPMSPDGAGSSGAAATP
- a CDS encoding glycosyltransferase family 2 protein; this translates as MTPRVSVVTTVYNGEPYFDRAIPGILAQSFEDFEFVLVDDGSSDGSLERLREVAARDPRVRVFAPGRLGAAAAYNFGVAQARGEYIARQDFDDRSYPERLRLQVALLDAQPALGMVGGYYVLVDERRGERYVRMPPTDHPAILAAMARYVPIAHTVATFRRQAWVEAGGYPEVNNLIDLRFYVRVAKRGWRFANVPEVVGEHYVHDASWFHRSLKYVERQRDLARVQAESVRELGLPRWMYVYSLGRHAYAYIPPGWKRLLRRGLVRGSRERDM